In the Arachis ipaensis cultivar K30076 chromosome B04, Araip1.1, whole genome shotgun sequence genome, AAAAATCAcactaattattattatataaaataatactaTGTAATTTAGTTTCTTCAGCTTATGGCGCAAAGTCTAGGTAATATAATGTTTCAGCCCCTTTAAAACATTCAGATTGCAAGCATCTAATTTTGCTTCCAATGGCAGCAGCTGCTTCAAAAAATACCTTTTGTCCCCCTAATTTTCTCCGCTTAACTTGCGCGTTGACACTTGTGTTAGGTTAAGCTGGCCTGTTTATGTttcttttagttatttatttttggaATAAACTACTACATATGGTTATTGTCATTTTAATTCTATAACCATGAGGATGAGTGTTTGATAGCAACAGAAAAGACCctaaaatgtaaataaaagaaagtatgcATCTCCAGGTAAATTCAGAAGGCCGGCGGCCGGCAAATGGATTCCATTTCCATTCCCATGTTCTAAAGTCGTTTTCAGGTACTTCACTACCCTATCTCTAAAGTATTTTGGAAACCTTtctatatacaaattaaattattatttgatAAGAATCTGCATATATCATGCTTTTACAAAGCAGAAATTGTTCTATACTAAATTTAGAAAATTTACATGTATGATGTGTCCCAATAGATCATAATAGAAATAATCTTTGAAGTCTCATCTATCTGACAGTGTCGTCTTATATTGGAAAATGTTTCTCAGATGTTTACGCTTTGGTGATTCAAAGAAGGAGAAAAAATACCCAACCGTAATAGAAGAACTATGCCATCATTTTTCATTTGAAGCTCTTAGAAAGTCAACCAACGACTTTGACGAGAAACTTAAAATCGGAGAAGGAGGCTTTGGAAAGGTGTACAAAGGTTGTCTCAAACATAATAATGGCGATGTAACTGATTATTCGATCGCATTGAAGGTGAACAAGTGTCAGAACTCCATTCAAACTCCCCGTGAGTTCAAGACGGAAATTGAGATGCTATGTCAGCTTCGTCACCCTAACATAATATCTCTGATGGGATTCTGCTACCAACAAGAGAATATGATTGTTGTGTACGAGTACATGGCGAATGGATCACTCCATGATTACTTGAGTAATAAGAACAAAGAACCACTGTCATGGAAGAAGAGACTAGAGATCTGCATCGGAGTAGCACGTGCTCTTCACTACCTTCATGCTGGAGCCAAGCGTTGTATCGTTCACTGTGATATAAAACCACAAAACATTCTATTGGATAGGAATATGGTCCCCAAACTCTCAGATTTCGGGTTTTCATTGCAGGGATCGCTCTCTGATAAATGTGATGTTTACTCCTTTGGTATGGTTCTACTACACTTGGTAGGCCATAATGTGTTGCATTACTTAATTCAACATGAAGAACACGCTCTTGAGGAGACAATGGATCCAATTCTGAATGGAAAGGTTGCACCAGATTGTTGGCAAGTATTTGCTAGTGTCATACAGAGTTGCCTGGATTATGAAGCAGACGAGCGACCAACAATGGGCGAAGTAGAGATATTGCTTGAGCATGCTCTCTCATTGCAGCAACAAGCTGATGATATTACAAACATCAATGCTGCTGCTCCCTTTACTTTGTTATCCACTACTCATTTCTCCGATATATTCAGATTTTCAGGTAGTATAAATAATGGTGATCTAACCTCTTACGCTCCAATGGAAGGAGGCTTATGCTAGAGGTTCAGCTGAATTTCATGTGCTTTTTTACAattcttgtttttctttccttctttgctGGCTGTTAAACGAGAAATACGTGTGTACAATATGTTATCATTTTAGAACCCACGTAATATTTTACATTCATATTTACAAAAGGTATAcacataaaatatataatttgtatctatatttatcaaaatttgtATACATAAATTTACAcacataaaattttgaaaattcttgATAGCctaaagaagaggagttgaatcTATAATATTCTTttaaacttaattaattatacctCAAACCAGAAAATGAAACTTAACTTCTGTTCTATCTGCGAGATGAATTATGtaggaaaaaattttattttgtctcataaatcgtGTGAAACAAAATCAgagcaaggaagaagaagatgacacagccatgtatcctggttcagttgcttcATATAATACaatctacatccagtctccaccacaacagcagtgtaattttcattatcattttaaatattatatacacCAATTTCCTAGAATTCAACATAATCCTATCTAAGACAAATAAATTTCAACCTAAACTTGACTTGGCTAGGCAACTTTTTAAACTCTCAATACACTAAATGCTTATTCAACTTAACAAGAGATACAACTTAGACATCAGAAACAAAACAGAAATATAATCAAAAGAGATCTGAAATAAATCTTGGCGTTTCTCTTTAAGTTTCTCTCTTTACCTTTTCTCTCAATGGTTTTTTCTTAATATCTCATTTGTATACTTTTTATCACTGAATATAAACAAAGAAATATACAACATACAAACAGAATACTCAAAGATAAACCATAAAGGAAATGATGTTTAACAGCTTTGACACTATAAGATGAACTGGATTT is a window encoding:
- the LOC107637352 gene encoding receptor-like protein kinase FERONIA — its product is MFLRCLRFGDSKKEKKYPTVIEELCHHFSFEALRKSTNDFDEKLKIGEGGFGKVYKGCLKHNNGDVTDYSIALKVNKCQNSIQTPREFKTEIEMLCQLRHPNIISLMGFCYQQENMIVVYEYMANGSLHDYLSNKNKEPLSWKKRLEICIGVARALHYLHAGAKRCIVHCDIKPQNILLDRNMVPKLSDFGFSLQGSLSDKCDVYSFGMVLLHLVGHNVLHYLIQHEEHALEETMDPILNGKVAPDCWQVFASVIQSCLDYEADERPTMGEVEILLEHALSLQQQADDITNINAAAPFTLLSTTHFSDIFRFSGSINNGDLTSYAPMEGGLC